One window from the genome of Brachyspira sp. SAP_772 encodes:
- a CDS encoding PepSY-like domain-containing protein has translation MKKLYLFLLFLSFFSSGYIFFDDDGGHFNPIPYERIPDLSKEFIENNFNDYTIHHTLMSGNTYIVVFKGGSSIHFNYKGEWINIIGNRNIISFEKANKFIPSNIINTIKEKYNKINSIYKKSKGYQFKVDDGKIISFDKEGNII, from the coding sequence ATGAAAAAGCTTTATTTATTTTTACTATTTTTAAGTTTTTTTAGCTCAGGCTATATATTTTTTGATGATGACGGCGGACATTTTAATCCAATACCTTATGAGAGGATACCAGATTTATCAAAAGAATTTATAGAAAATAATTTTAATGATTATACTATTCATCATACTTTAATGAGTGGTAACACTTATATTGTAGTATTTAAAGGCGGAAGTTCTATACATTTTAATTATAAGGGTGAATGGATTAATATTATAGGCAATAGAAATATAATATCATTTGAAAAAGCAAATAAGTTTATTCCTTCAAATATTATAAACACTATAAAAGAAAAATATAACAAAATAAACTCAATATATAAAAAATCTAAAGGCTATCAATTTAAAGTTGATGATGGAAAAATAATTTCTTTTGATAAAGAAGGAAATATAATTTAA
- a CDS encoding DUF4234 domain-containing protein, producing the protein MKKGVIFPIPLLLLLNILTCGLFYYYWIYKTTTEIKDFTGKEDINPLIEVLFGFFTCGLYFKYWYYKYGKIVYKEMPTQIGMNNTEDKTVMIVLIDIVIFIALFFNIIFSIIIFALSANYTDDDIDRIFTILRVIPFSLIYIINASSLILQDKLNNIWKKAETI; encoded by the coding sequence ATGAAAAAAGGAGTAATCTTTCCAATTCCTTTACTTCTTTTGCTTAATATACTTACCTGTGGATTATTTTATTATTATTGGATATATAAAACTACAACAGAAATAAAAGATTTCACAGGTAAAGAAGATATTAACCCATTAATTGAAGTATTATTTGGATTTTTTACTTGCGGGCTTTATTTTAAATATTGGTATTACAAGTATGGTAAGATAGTGTATAAAGAAATGCCTACTCAAATTGGAATGAATAACACTGAAGATAAAACTGTTATGATAGTTTTGATAGATATTGTTATTTTTATTGCTTTGTTTTTTAATATAATATTTAGCATTATTATTTTTGCACTTAGTGCTAATTATACAGATGATGATATTGATAGAATTTTTACTATTTTAAGAGTTATACCTTTTAGCCTTATTTATATAATAAATGCATCTTCGCTTATTTTGCAAGATAAACTTAATAATATTTGGAAAAAAGCTGAAACAATATAA
- a CDS encoding aspartate kinase, producing MKVAKFGGSSLANAVQIKKVVDIVLSDKDRRIVVVSAPGKRVKEDTKVTDLLIALADAILAGKDGNHELKIILERFKSIIDDLGLSHSLLEEIDSDIKNRISEDKSIAVKFTDGVKALGEDINAKVVASYINSLGVEAKYVNPKDAGLLLSEEFGNAAVLDISYKNLAKLKDESAIVVFPGFFGYTQKGDVVTFPRGGSDITGSILAKAVEAEVYENFTDVDGVLAASPSIVDNPKLIDEFTYREMRELSYGGFNVLHAEALQPVYEANIPVHILNTNNTASKGTRIVAKRDKLKNPVVGVSGESDFSCLYVSKYLMNREVGFGRKLLEIIEDEGIPYQHAPSGIDNISVIVRGSTLTADKEKRIYERVRDELNVDNVFFDNELALVMLVGEGMQEVIGISARAMNAIEKANVNIEMLNQSISEASIMIGVKEKDLNKAINALYKAFFTEQ from the coding sequence ATGAAAGTGGCAAAATTTGGAGGCTCTTCGCTTGCTAATGCTGTACAAATAAAAAAAGTTGTAGATATAGTTTTATCTGATAAAGATAGAAGAATAGTTGTAGTTTCTGCACCGGGTAAGAGGGTAAAAGAAGATACAAAGGTTACAGATTTGCTTATAGCACTTGCTGATGCAATACTTGCTGGAAAAGACGGTAATCATGAATTAAAGATAATACTAGAGAGATTTAAAAGCATAATAGATGATTTAGGTTTATCACATTCGCTTTTAGAAGAAATCGACAGTGACATAAAAAATAGAATATCAGAAGATAAAAGTATTGCTGTGAAGTTTACAGATGGGGTTAAGGCTCTTGGAGAAGATATTAATGCTAAAGTAGTAGCTTCATATATTAATAGTTTAGGAGTAGAGGCAAAATATGTTAATCCAAAAGATGCTGGGTTGTTATTATCAGAAGAGTTTGGAAATGCTGCTGTGCTTGATATTTCTTATAAGAATCTTGCTAAATTAAAAGATGAAAGTGCTATAGTAGTTTTTCCCGGATTTTTTGGATATACACAAAAGGGAGATGTTGTAACTTTCCCGAGGGGCGGAAGCGATATTACAGGTTCTATACTTGCTAAGGCAGTAGAAGCTGAAGTATATGAAAACTTTACTGATGTAGATGGAGTTTTGGCTGCTTCTCCTAGTATAGTGGATAATCCTAAGCTTATAGATGAGTTTACATATAGAGAGATGCGTGAGCTTAGTTATGGCGGTTTTAATGTTCTTCATGCAGAGGCACTTCAGCCTGTTTATGAAGCTAATATACCTGTTCATATACTTAATACTAATAACACTGCTTCTAAAGGTACTAGAATAGTTGCTAAAAGAGATAAATTAAAAAATCCTGTTGTTGGTGTTTCTGGAGAATCTGACTTTTCTTGTCTTTATGTTAGTAAATATCTTATGAATAGGGAAGTTGGTTTTGGCAGAAAATTATTAGAGATAATAGAAGATGAAGGCATACCATATCAGCACGCTCCTTCTGGTATAGATAATATATCTGTAATAGTTAGAGGTTCTACTTTAACAGCAGATAAAGAAAAACGCATTTATGAAAGGGTACGTGATGAGCTTAATGTGGATAATGTTTTCTTTGATAATGAATTAGCTTTAGTAATGCTTGTTGGAGAGGGAATGCAGGAGGTTATTGGTATTTCTGCTAGGGCTATGAATGCTATTGAGAAGGCTAATGTTAATATTGAAATGCTTAACCAGAGTATTAGTGAAGCTAGTATTATGATAGGGGTAAAAGAAAAAGATTTAAATAAGGCTATTAATGCTTTATATAAAGCTTTTTTTACTGAGCAATAA
- a CDS encoding YkvA family protein, with protein MYLKNKAKKIWLSIISNINYDKLDSLLLKTKEIFAAMQSSDRLYLLKDKIELSLSMIKDYINGNYKNVPWKVISAIGASLLYLLLPFDAIADFLPLIGLLDDAFIIGLCIKSFNDEIEKYRVWKYKIYDYTEYEDEKYKYKEEEEEEEEEEEEETSKEREE; from the coding sequence ATGTATTTAAAAAACAAAGCAAAAAAAATATGGTTATCAATAATATCTAATATCAATTATGATAAATTAGACTCTTTACTTTTAAAGACTAAAGAAATATTTGCCGCTATGCAATCATCAGATAGACTTTATTTATTGAAAGACAAAATAGAATTATCTCTTAGTATGATAAAAGACTATATAAATGGTAATTATAAAAATGTTCCTTGGAAAGTAATATCTGCAATAGGTGCATCATTACTATATTTACTTCTTCCATTTGACGCCATAGCAGATTTTTTACCGTTAATAGGTTTGCTCGATGATGCTTTTATTATAGGGCTATGTATAAAATCTTTTAATGATGAAATAGAAAAATACAGAGTGTGGAAATATAAAATTTATGATTACACAGAATACGAAGATGAAAAATACAAATACAAAGAAGAAGAAGAAGAAGAAGAAGAAGAAGAAGAAGAAGAAACATCTAAAGAAAGAGAAGAATAA
- a CDS encoding outer membrane beta-barrel protein yields the protein MKKIKKLLLTIIILAVTNITVFAASGFETIINVPLGLSIGVPTGTYEALSDKGRVGFDSGVTAQIGYMIGIGKLCISILGEFGYSYDSYKMYLLESNILGQKTEMNLNMYTHSFQVGLLPKINIGQFAIGVGAGVKIPITAAYEVDSTILGINEKVTSSLKRKDIEQYDRNVIPYVKVTFDYSIYFGSKMALNIGAYLGYDFGLAQKNTIDNEYTSVDSFDLGLQLGLRFAPKL from the coding sequence ATGAAAAAAATTAAAAAACTATTATTAACAATTATTATTTTAGCTGTAACTAATATAACAGTATTTGCAGCCAGCGGTTTTGAAACTATAATTAATGTACCTTTGGGTTTATCTATTGGTGTGCCTACTGGTACTTATGAGGCTTTATCTGATAAAGGCAGGGTTGGTTTTGATTCTGGTGTTACTGCTCAAATTGGTTATATGATAGGTATTGGCAAATTGTGTATTAGTATATTGGGTGAGTTTGGATATAGTTATGACAGCTATAAAATGTATTTGCTAGAGTCTAATATTTTAGGTCAAAAAACTGAAATGAACTTAAACATGTATACTCATAGTTTTCAAGTTGGACTGCTTCCCAAAATTAATATTGGTCAATTTGCTATTGGGGTTGGTGCTGGTGTTAAGATACCTATTACAGCTGCTTATGAAGTAGATAGCACTATACTTGGTATCAATGAAAAAGTGACATCTAGTTTAAAAAGAAAAGATATAGAGCAGTATGACAGAAATGTTATTCCTTATGTTAAAGTTACTTTTGATTATTCTATATACTTTGGTTCCAAAATGGCTTTGAATATTGGAGCTTATTTAGGCTATGATTTTGGTTTGGCTCAAAAGAATACTATAGATAATGAATATACAAGCGTTGATAGTTTTGATTTAGGTTTACAATTAGGTTTGAGATTTGCTCCTAAACTATAA
- a CDS encoding PTS sugar transporter subunit IIA yields MMSLNEILDNVKKSYIMLDLKANNKQEAISEMLIYAESNGLRINISKTIDCMFKKENIISSGLGYGVAFPHLRTKEVQENELIFAISKPGINYYALDQKPVHLLTMFLTPIDKSDKYLQLLSLMTKISKLSMYTVLLLESKSQEEFKDKLVIMVKDIIGGK; encoded by the coding sequence ATGATGAGTTTGAATGAAATTTTAGATAACGTAAAAAAATCGTATATAATGCTGGATTTAAAGGCAAATAACAAACAAGAAGCTATAAGTGAAATGTTAATATATGCAGAATCTAATGGACTTAGAATAAATATTTCTAAAACTATTGATTGTATGTTTAAAAAAGAAAATATTATATCAAGCGGTTTAGGTTATGGCGTAGCTTTTCCCCATTTAAGGACTAAAGAAGTTCAAGAAAATGAATTAATATTTGCAATATCAAAACCCGGTATTAACTATTATGCTCTAGACCAAAAACCTGTTCATCTGCTTACAATGTTTTTAACCCCTATAGATAAAAGCGATAAATATTTACAATTATTATCACTTATGACTAAAATATCAAAATTAAGTATGTATACTGTATTATTATTAGAATCAAAAAGCCAAGAAGAGTTTAAAGATAAATTAGTAATTATGGTAAAAGACATTATAGGCGGTAAATAA
- the kdsB gene encoding 3-deoxy-manno-octulosonate cytidylyltransferase: MRKVTAIIPARYDSTRFPKKLTYELLGKPIIIAVYDNVKATRNIDDVIVATDSKEIMDICEKNNAKAVMTSVHHTSGTSRITEVAKNIDSDIIINVQGDEPLINEDVLKPVINAFDDEDVDIATLKTKIDDFSPLIKDENAVKVVCDYKDYAMYFSRATIPHKRFDQDILVKYYKHIGVYAFRREALLKIETLQECEYERIEKLEQLRWLYNGMKIKVLETNHFIHGIDTKEDLEIVQEYLKKEALIKLGNNA, from the coding sequence ATGAGAAAAGTAACAGCTATAATACCTGCAAGATATGATTCTACAAGATTTCCAAAAAAGCTCACTTATGAATTATTAGGCAAGCCTATAATTATTGCTGTTTATGACAATGTTAAGGCTACTAGAAATATAGATGATGTTATAGTGGCAACAGATTCTAAAGAGATAATGGACATATGCGAAAAAAACAATGCTAAAGCTGTTATGACATCTGTGCATCATACTTCTGGCACCTCAAGAATAACAGAGGTTGCTAAGAATATTGATTCTGACATTATTATTAATGTTCAGGGTGATGAGCCATTAATTAATGAAGATGTGCTTAAACCTGTTATAAATGCTTTTGATGATGAAGATGTTGATATAGCTACTTTAAAAACAAAAATTGATGATTTTAGTCCTTTAATTAAAGATGAAAATGCTGTGAAGGTGGTATGCGATTATAAAGATTATGCAATGTATTTTTCAAGGGCTACTATTCCGCATAAAAGATTTGACCAAGATATATTAGTAAAATATTATAAGCATATTGGGGTTTATGCTTTTAGAAGAGAGGCTCTTTTAAAAATAGAAACATTGCAAGAATGCGAATACGAAAGAATAGAAAAGCTTGAACAGTTAAGATGGCTTTATAATGGCATGAAAATCAAAGTATTAGAAACTAATCATTTTATACATGGAATTGACACAAAAGAAGATTTAGAGATTGTTCAAGAGTATTTAAAAAAAGAGGCATTAATAAAATTAGGAAATAATGCTTAA
- a CDS encoding ComF family protein: protein MLKKFFTIIFNILFPNHCIICKNIIQSDNMNYICIDCINKLSYIHKDDYIRCNRCGRIIDTEDSTCICSYENIYFDECKSMLYYDDKTSNLIHKMKFSHRYLICKDFAAMLSFYYKDYINKFDAVSFVPLGKNRLLERGYNQSELIARHISKIINIPLIENIIIRKKESKPLSMIKGKELREKTIKNAFKINKKYKFDKSKKINILIIDDVFTTGSTLNEMSLELRKLAFIERIGVLTVASAR, encoded by the coding sequence ATGCTTAAAAAATTCTTTACTATAATTTTTAATATACTTTTTCCAAATCATTGCATCATATGCAAAAACATTATACAAAGTGATAATATGAATTATATATGCATAGATTGCATTAACAAATTAAGCTATATTCATAAAGATGATTATATAAGATGCAATCGCTGTGGAAGAATAATAGACACAGAAGATTCAACTTGTATATGCTCATACGAAAACATTTATTTTGATGAATGCAAATCAATGCTTTATTATGATGATAAAACAAGCAATTTAATTCATAAAATGAAGTTTAGCCATAGATATTTAATTTGCAAAGATTTTGCTGCCATGCTTTCTTTTTATTATAAAGATTATATTAATAAATTTGATGCTGTTTCATTTGTACCGCTTGGAAAAAATAGACTGCTTGAAAGAGGTTATAATCAAAGCGAACTTATAGCAAGACATATATCTAAAATAATAAATATACCATTAATAGAAAATATAATAATTAGAAAAAAAGAAAGTAAGCCTCTTAGCATGATAAAAGGAAAAGAGTTAAGAGAGAAAACAATAAAAAACGCTTTTAAAATAAACAAAAAATATAAATTTGATAAAAGCAAAAAAATAAATATCTTAATAATAGATGATGTATTTACAACAGGTTCAACTTTAAATGAGATGTCATTAGAATTAAGAAAATTGGCGTTTATAGAAAGAATAGGCGTACTTACGGTAGCGTCAGCGAGATAA